From Oryza sativa Japonica Group chromosome 4, ASM3414082v1, one genomic window encodes:
- the LOC136356043 gene encoding uncharacterized protein — protein MKLQPSLPIIGMTPGHTWPLGHVELTVTFGDSTNFRTERIDFDVADLNLPYNAVQGRPALVKFMATTHYTYHQMKMPGPNGPITVCGDVKVALACAEQRTDNLAAATKPQAPEASASRASKKRLASADEVPVKEILLGDDPSKTAKIGGTLDAK, from the coding sequence ATGAAGCTCCAGCCGTCATTGCCGATCATCGGCATGACCCCGGGTCACACGTGGCCCCTGGGTCATGTTGAGCTCACGGTGACCTTTGGCGACTCCACCAACTTCCGCACCGAGCGGAtcgacttcgatgtggcggacctcaacctgccctacaacgcggtccagggcaggcccgcgttggtgaagttcatggccacCACCCACTACACCTACCaccagatgaagatgccaggTCCCAACGGCCCCATCACCGTCTGTGGCGATGTCAAGGTCGCCCTCGCCTGCGCGGAGCAGCGCACTGATAACCTGGCGGCGGCCACGAAGCCGCAGGCCCCGGAGGCCTCTGCGTCCCGCGCTTCCAAGAAGCGCCTCGCCTCGGCCGATGAGGTGCCCGTCAAGGAGATTCTCCTTGGCGATGATCCGTCCAAGACCGCCAAGATTGGTGGCACCTTGGACGCCAAATAG
- the LOC4335001 gene encoding sterol 3-beta-glucosyltransferase UGT80A2 — protein MASAAEEAKGVEEGGGGASANGGDNPATATASASAAAAASSSSPADDRGLPRSSTMPGGINNVEITNETAGPSNLERSRTERRRQNNPADDPTKQLFDDKISLKKKLEMLNRIATVKDDGTVVVDVPSSLETSTTDGVAYDGYSDVTVEEPLDGADISVRPPMDIVILIVGTRGDVQPFIAIGKRLQDYGHRVRLATHANFKEFVLTAGLEFFPLGGDPKILAEYMVKNKGFLPSGPSEIPIQRKQMKEIIFSLLPACKEPDPDTGIPFKVDAIIANPPAYGHTHVAEALKVPIHIFFTMPWTPTSEFPHPLSRVKQAAGYRLSYQIVDSMIWLGIRDMINEFRKKKLKLRPVTYLSGAQGSGNDIPHGYIWSPHLVPKPKDWGPKIDVVGFCFLDLASNYVPPEPLVKWLEAGDKPIYVGFGSLPVQDPAKMTEVIVKALEITGQRGIINKGWGGLGTLAEPKDFVYLLDNCPHDWLFLQCKAVVHHGGAGTTAAGLKAACPTTIVPFFGDQPFWGDRVHARGVGPLPIPVDQFSLQKLVDAINFMMEPKVKDNAVELAKAMESEDGVSGAVRAFLRHLPSRAEETAPQQTSSFLEFLGPVSKCLGCS, from the exons atggcctccgccgccgaggaggccaAGGGcgtggaggaaggaggaggaggagccagcgccaacggcggcgacaaccccgccaccgccaccgcctccgcctccgccgcggccgcggcctcgtcgtcttCCCCCGCTG ATGACAGGGGCCTCCCCAGATCAAGCACTATGCCAGGTGGGATTAATAATGTTGAAATAACCAATGAAACTGCTGGTCCATCTAATCTGGAAAGATCAAGAACAGAGAGGCGTCGACAAAACAATCCAGCTGATGATCCTACTAAACagttatttgatgataaaatttCCCTAAAAAAGAAG CTCGAAATGCTAAATCGGATAGCTACAGTGAAAGATGATGGAACTGTGGTGGTTGATGTGCCAAGTTCTCTGGAAACAAGTACAACTGATGGTGTAGCATATGATGGCTATAGTGATGTTACTGTTGAGGAACCATTGGATGGAGCAGACATATCTGTGAGGCCTCCTATGGATATTGTTATTCTTATTGTGGGCACAAGAGGTGATGTTCAGCCATTCATTGCTATAGGCAAACGCTTACAG GATTATGGACACCGTGTGAGATTGGCAACCCATGCAAACTTTAAGGAGTTCGTTCTAACGGCTGGTCTGGAGTTTTTCCCTCTTGGCGGTGATCCAAAAATACTTGCTGAAT ACATGGTGAAGAATAAAGGATTCTTGCCTTCTGGTCCTTCAGAAATTCCTATTCAGAGGAAACAGATGAAAGAAATTATATTCTCTTTGCTACCTGCGTGCAAGGAGCCTGATCCTGACACTGGTATTCCTTTCAAAGTGGATGCTATCATTGCTAACCCTCCAGCATATG GACATACTCATGTGGCAGAGGCACTAAAAGTACCTATTCATATATTCTTTACCATGCCATGGAC GCCAACTAGTGAATTCCCCCATCCTCTTTCTCGTGTGAAACAAGCGGCTGGATATCGA CTTTCTTATCAAATTGTTGACTCTATGATTTGGCTTGGTATCCGAGATATGATAAATGAATTTAGGAAGAAGAAGCTGAAGTTGCGTCCGGTAACATACCTAAGTGGTGCACAGGGTTCTGGGAATGACATTCCTCATGGTTACATCTGGAGTCCTCACCTTGTTCCAAAACCGAAAG ATTGGGGCCCTAAGATTGATGTTGTTGGATTTTGCTTTCTTGATCTTGCTTCCAATTATGTGCCTCCTGAACCACTTGTAAAATGGCTTGAAGCTGGTGACAAGCCCATATACGTTGGGTTTGGTAGTCTT CCAGTTCAAGATCCAGCAAAGATGACTGAAGTCATTGTCAAAGCACTTGAAATAACTGGACAGAGAGGTATCATCAACAAAGGTTGGGGTGGGCTTGGAACAT TGGCAGAGCCAAAAGATTTTGTATATCTACTTGATAACTGCCCCCATGACTGGCTCTTCCTGCAGTGTAAAGCAGTG GTACATCATGGCGGTGCTGGAACAACAGCTGCTGGCCTCAAAGCAGCG TGCCCTACAACTATTGTACCTTTCTTTGGTGACCAACCATTCTGGGGAGACCGAGTGCATGCTAGAGGGGTAGGGCCTCTACCTATACCAGTTGATCAATTCAGCTTGCAAAAATTGGTTGATGCTATAAACTTCATGATGGAGCCAAAG gtgAAAGACAATGCCGTGGAGCTTGCCAAGGCCATGGAATCTGAAGATGGTGTGTCAGGTGCAGTCAGGGCATTCCTCAGACATCTACCTTCAAGAGCAGAGGAAACAGCACCTCAGCAGACATCCAGCTTCCTGGAATTCTTAGGTCCTGTAAGTAAATGTCTTGGTTGCTCATAG